In Siniperca chuatsi isolate FFG_IHB_CAS linkage group LG24, ASM2008510v1, whole genome shotgun sequence, the DNA window gtcagtgtcttcttttcagtctcttctcaaaacacatttttattggaaagcatatcctgattttacctgaactgtctgtttattttatcattcactgtggtattttatttctctctctgtgaagcacaatgtactttgttttgataagtgctctataaataaatttgtttttaaaatgtattatttatttatttattaattaattaattaattaattaattaattaattaattaattaattattattattattattattattattattattattattattattattattatgctccTGGTCTCTGAACTGAAGATAACCTGCTGTACAGAGCTTACCTCTTCTGAAGGTGTGACCACATAGGGAGGGTTGAAGAGAAGGACATCCACTTTCCCACTTAGGCGGGGCAGAAGACACTCCACCTacaaggaaagagaggaaaatagcCTTCAGATGTGCATTTGTCTGCATGTTTCAATTCAAATCCTTGCACACAAAGCATGTGAATAGAATCTCACCAGGGATGTGATGACAGGCTGCAGTGACACATTGTTACAGGAAGCTGTCTTTGCTGTGCACTGTGCTGCTGCAGGATTCACATCAGTACAGCTGAATGAGaaacacatgcatatatttAAGATTAGAATATGTCCAATGCCTTTTCTCCAAGACGTTTACAACAAGTAAACCCATTTTTCTTAGCTggacatgggggggggggatgttTTTTCTAAGTGAGACACTCACAGATATAGAGCTGAAGGTCCAACCACTGATGCCAGAAATGCTGACACCACGCCTGAGCCACTGCccacctccaaacacacacatgggcTAGAAACAGCAGAGAAATACGCAGATTTTAAGATTCAGAAGTCATATCAAGGTGAACGACAGGAAATATGTGACCCAAATAGTTAAAACAGGTGAGCTGTGTCTGACCTCATCAGCTGCAGCCTCTCCGCGTCTTTCTCCAGGGCGTCAATCAAAAGGAAAGAGTCCTCCGCCGGCTCGTAAACATCCCGGAAGTCTCCTCGTCCAGCATGGGAGTAAACTGGTGTAGACATGTTCACTGCACAGCTGCGGGATATCAGTCATTAACATTAACTAACCGCCTGCACGTGCTCCTGGCCCGTCACCATTTAGTAAATAAGTATTGTCGGTAGTTGTATCAGACTTTTATACAGTGTTGTTGTTAAACGCCTGAGTCAGGTTTACTCAAAATACTCCTAATATTCTTCATAAAAGCTGTAAATTAAATCTGTGTAGGTTTGTTACCGTAGCTAGCACATTCACAAACTACTTCCGTGTATACGACCTACGTCACCATGACGTAGTTTAACCCCTTCTCTGGCATTAACACAAATCTCGGATGAAAACGCAATTACAtgcaaaagtcctgcattgaaaatatttCTAATTTAAAGTACATAAATATTTATACGGTGACACTTAAGCTCATCATAtaatttatgtgtaaaatctgaataTAACCAGTAACTATAGCCATCACATTAATCtataataaaaagtacaatgtttgaAGGCTGCACTTTGTGAATAttcttgttttcattattgattattctgcAGATTATTCTCTCAATTATTAATTTAGTCTGTAAAAaagttcccagagctcaaggtgacgaGTTccagttgcttgttttgtccaatccccagtccaaaccccaaagatattcaacttCAATCAGCCAAGGAatcacttaaattaattaatcaaaaatcACAATTGTTGCCAATAAATTTTCTTTTTATCGATTAGTCAaataatcatcatcaacatGTGTTTCAGCTCTGCAGTATTTGTCTTTTGTAACTGTagctgaaatgtaatttttaatgcTACCAGTAGGGTCCTTTAccatttgaataaatgtaattgattcagatttttcttttgtccAAGGTATTTGTACGTGTCCACCACCTCCACTTCCACCTTCTCTGCCAGAATGTTAACGGGCTTAACAGCAGTCCTTGTTCTCCTGAAGTCTATGACCATCTCCTTGGTTTTGGTCACATTCTTGTCAATAGTGTCAGTTGCAGGAATAGCTCTGCAAGATGAGCAGTTGAGGGACTTGATAACCTGCCTATCTGGATCTAAGGGCAAAGGATTGAATCTCAGATAAGTGGCTCAGCAAGATAGACTGATGCCTAAAAGTCTGAAGAGAACGGATCAAATCCTGGCTCCCCTGTTTGGAGTGTTGTCCGTGTGTTTCTTGTCAGTGCTGTGATGAGCAACGAGAACAACAAGTTTAAAAAGAACATATCTTCCTGAGGAGTAGCTCAGTATACAAGCAGCTGACATGTTGCAAACTTGCCAAGCTGAGTCTAAGgagatttatttgtgttttctacTTAGTAGTGTGGATAACGAAAGCAACTTACCAGTGTGAGGATTCAAACATATGTTGTGCCTGTACTCTCCAtgttacatatatttaaaacaaatgtggtATTAGTCCTAATGTACTCAGGGGAGTGTCACTGTTTATGCAAATGTTGAAGTAGGGATACaattatgtgtatatttaatcttagttatgaaaaataaaaaattataaatattagcACATCATTTAAGAATTATGTAGCAGAACAGGGGAACTGCCAACCACTAACCCTGATGTCTAACCCCTTACAATGAAATAGTAGTTTGATTGTGAATCATTGACAAATAATTAAGTCTTTTCATGGCGTTTCTAAAAAGAGGAGAATTAAAGATAGTAGTTTTGGTACATTAAAGgacattaattaattacattaagcGACCCCCTGTGTCCTGTATGGAAGTAACTGCATTTGTTAATGTTTCTCCACTAATTTATTCAGGTTTgtccttttaatttgtcacttgTTTGTCTACAGGTAGGAAGGATGTATTGGTCCAGTAATAAGAGCAAATGCTAATTAAACCAGCCGCCTCACATCCGCAGATGTATCTCAGGTTTGTTCACACCACCAGGTCGCCTTCATGCTCTTTTCAACCTCTCCTATGTTGGCAGCTTTCAAAAATTCACTGAGAGATGAAGGTTCAACCCCACAACCAAAAAACTTCAGTGTAGCTGTCAAACACAGTGAGCCACACAAGCAGATGGTGACCAAGGATTTTCACCAAAGGTTTTCCATCTTCCGCAGTGCGGCTGACTTTAAAAAGTTTGAGATTGCCTATGGATTGAACCCAAAACTTCAACACTTCCAACAACTTCTTATCAGGTTGAGCTACTGAACCAGGCTGAGCAGCGTCCGTGCTTACAGAACATTACAAACTGTAATGTACAAAATACAAGTGTTAGAGTTTTCATAACTGAGATAATACAAATGAAGttattgttttttcctttatcaCAAATATTAATTTTGATGTAGTGTTTAAAAAGTTGGAATAAGCTGTGAAAATTAAACAATCAGCTACAATAACAGGAAGAAATGGCCTGCTGGCTTCATTAAGGCTAATTTAGCCACCAGACCCAGTAATAGTAATGCAAATTGAAATGAGACAAAATAACATTGTGAGCAGATCAGTGACCACTAAATACACCATCAAACTGGAAACACAAGGACAACTAATATTCCTGGCTCATTAATACACAttcaacaacattaacaaaccATACTGGACTCCAGGCgaataaattaacaaaaccGCTGCTGAGCAACAAGTAGCAACAAGTAACTATTAAAGGCAAGTTTATGAAAATAGATTTCCACTTATGCTATAGAAGAACCAATGTTCTTAATCATATTTCCTTTGGCAAGTTGTTAATCACTATAAGTTCACATACTGACTTTGGAACAGTAATTATGAA includes these proteins:
- the n6amt1 gene encoding methyltransferase N6AMT1 isoform X2; translation: MEWTMLELRDSLSLKTREAAGLSCAVNMSTPVYSHAGRGDFRDVYEPAEDSFLLIDALEKDAERLQLMSPCVCLEVGSGSGVVSAFLASVVGPSALYLCTDVNPAAAQCTAKTASCNNVSLQPVITSLVECLLPRLSGKVDVLLFNPPYVVTPSEEVGSTGIAAAWAGGERGREVTDRFLPVVAQLLSSKGLFYLITIAENDPGEIIRLLDKGGLRGESFLSTRAGNERLSVLRFQRSCH
- the n6amt1 gene encoding methyltransferase N6AMT1 isoform X3, which gives rise to MVIDFRRTRTAVKPVNILAEKVEVEVVDTYKYLGQKKNLNQLHLFKCCAVNMSTPVYSHAGRGDFRDVYEPAEDSFLLIDALEKDAERLQLMSPCVCLEVGSGSGVVSAFLASVVGPSALYLCTDVNPAAAQCTAKTASCNNVSLQPVITSLVECLLPRLSGKVDVLLFNPPYVVTPSEEVGSTGIAAAWAGGERGREVTDRFLPVVAQLLSSKGLFYLITIAENDPGEIIRLLDKGGLRGESFLSTRAGNERLSVLRFQRSCH